The following are encoded together in the Aciduricibacillus chroicocephali genome:
- a CDS encoding DUF6115 domain-containing protein: MLEVNSLTSMLFMVSFLLHIIALSAIYMLFKELQKLKSTTYIEEIDELMTTYLEELREENARLEDRIVKSEQIKAVQKALKNDQKHSEDDNNEKEELENQNVNSSDKQSSVFAEMLSNEEKRHELEQEPFDLQIESGDAIEDSYTASLQSRILLLAEQGFSQNEIAKKLDCGETEVNLVIKMHKRNGKG; this comes from the coding sequence ATGCTTGAGGTGAACAGTTTGACTTCAATGTTATTTATGGTCAGTTTTTTGCTGCATATTATCGCTTTATCAGCAATTTATATGCTGTTTAAAGAATTGCAAAAGCTGAAGTCGACTACATATATTGAGGAAATTGATGAGCTAATGACAACGTATCTTGAAGAACTGCGAGAGGAAAATGCCAGGCTTGAGGATAGAATCGTCAAAAGTGAACAAATAAAAGCAGTACAAAAAGCTTTGAAAAATGACCAGAAACATTCTGAGGATGATAATAACGAGAAAGAAGAACTGGAGAATCAAAATGTGAATTCATCTGATAAACAGTCTTCTGTCTTTGCAGAAATGCTCTCAAATGAAGAAAAGCGCCATGAATTAGAGCAGGAACCGTTCGACCTGCAAATTGAGTCAGGCGATGCTATTGAAGACAGTTATACAGCTTCCCTGCAATCCCGCATTTTGTTGCTAGCTGAACAAGGGTTCAGCCAAAACGAAATTGCAAAGAAACTTGATTGTGGAGAAACAGAAGTGAATCTTGTAATAAAAATGCATAAACGTAATGGAAAAGGTTGA
- a CDS encoding DUF342 domain-containing protein, whose translation MDSIEKQLLLKISEDQMEATLHCTNGWSGEPVDETALKHFIVKEGIRTGIIKDAIDQVVAGTSIEVFPLLIAKGEAPVHGKDAEIEYFFETSSEGLKETEEYDFREVMKIPSVQKGTKLAVIHPPDLGKPGEDVLGNMVQADNGKEAVIKAGRNVYFNIEEQAFYACDSGQASVHDDKLHVYSVYEIKESVSMKTGNVQFAGSVVIHGDVPSGFRVTANGDVKVFGMVEAATITANGSIFIAEGLSGMKKGFIRAGKDVHLGYINQGTVLAGRDITVVNSILHSHCTASGKIESRNGNIIGGSASAASLIKAKEFGNRHNTRTDLHFGLDEENERRLEEYEKREKALHEEREKLSALGKQIEERDYQNNIRLRIAHLRQRNKYLQITKELESITIQIRQLEDLAGKEHDASLIASEAIYSNSVISFGKYKKQVDKDYGPISVVLDQNEIYFRPLG comes from the coding sequence TTGCTGCTCAAAATCTCAGAGGACCAGATGGAAGCGACTTTGCATTGTACAAATGGATGGAGTGGTGAACCTGTCGATGAGACTGCTTTAAAACATTTCATTGTCAAAGAGGGCATTCGAACGGGCATCATTAAAGATGCAATTGATCAAGTGGTCGCTGGGACATCTATAGAGGTTTTTCCACTCCTAATAGCTAAAGGGGAAGCTCCTGTTCATGGTAAAGATGCAGAAATTGAATATTTCTTCGAGACAAGCAGCGAAGGACTTAAGGAAACTGAAGAATACGATTTTCGTGAAGTTATGAAAATTCCTTCTGTGCAAAAAGGGACAAAACTTGCAGTTATTCATCCACCTGACCTTGGAAAACCCGGAGAAGATGTGCTGGGTAACATGGTTCAAGCAGATAATGGTAAAGAGGCAGTCATCAAAGCTGGTAGAAATGTTTATTTCAATATTGAAGAGCAAGCTTTCTATGCATGTGATTCAGGTCAAGCAAGCGTTCATGATGACAAGCTTCATGTTTACTCTGTTTATGAAATTAAAGAGAGTGTTTCCATGAAAACAGGGAATGTTCAATTTGCCGGATCTGTCGTTATTCATGGAGATGTACCATCAGGATTCAGAGTGACTGCAAATGGTGATGTCAAAGTGTTCGGAATGGTAGAAGCTGCGACAATTACAGCGAATGGATCAATTTTTATCGCTGAAGGCCTTTCTGGTATGAAAAAAGGTTTCATTCGAGCTGGTAAAGACGTACATCTTGGATACATAAATCAGGGCACAGTTCTTGCTGGTCGGGATATTACGGTTGTAAACTCGATTTTGCATAGTCATTGTACAGCATCTGGAAAAATTGAAAGTCGAAATGGTAACATTATCGGAGGAAGTGCCTCAGCAGCAAGTCTAATTAAGGCTAAAGAATTTGGTAATCGGCATAATACGAGAACTGACTTACATTTCGGTCTTGATGAAGAAAACGAACGCCGTCTCGAAGAATATGAAAAGAGAGAAAAAGCTTTGCATGAAGAGCGGGAAAAACTATCGGCTCTCGGTAAGCAAATCGAAGAACGAGACTATCAGAATAACATCCGCCTGAGGATTGCGCATTTACGTCAGAGAAATAAATATTTGCAAATTACGAAAGAACTTGAAAGCATAACAATTCAAATCAGGCAGCTTGAAGACCTTGCAGGAAAAGAACATGACGCCAGTTTAATTGCAAGCGAGGCGATTTATTCAAACAGCGTCATCTCATTTGGAAAATATAAGAAGCAAGTTGATAAAGATTATGGACCGATTAGTGTTGTTCTCGATCAGAATGAAATTTATTTCCGGCCGCTTGGATGA